In one window of Bizionia sp. M204 DNA:
- a CDS encoding NAD(P)H-dependent oxidoreductase, producing the protein MSTIEHLQWRYATKAFDINKKVASEKLEVIKQAFNLTATSYGLQPIKLVIVSNNQLQKDLVSVAMNQKNIEQASHVLIFCIQTEIDEDFVTEYFNRVHNIRQTPKAILQPFQDFLISDFEKKPQEQIEAWATNQSYLAMGNLLTVCAMEGIDACPMEGFNPKACDDLLGLSQKGLKSVLLLPIGYRAENDMFADFKKVRKPIADSIIEL; encoded by the coding sequence ATGAGCACTATTGAGCATTTACAATGGCGTTATGCCACAAAAGCGTTTGATATTAATAAAAAAGTAGCATCGGAAAAATTAGAGGTAATTAAACAAGCTTTTAATTTAACGGCTACTTCTTATGGGTTACAACCCATAAAATTAGTCATTGTTAGCAATAATCAGTTGCAGAAAGACTTGGTTTCAGTGGCAATGAACCAGAAAAACATAGAACAAGCATCACATGTTTTAATATTTTGTATTCAAACCGAAATTGATGAAGATTTTGTAACTGAATATTTTAATCGGGTTCATAACATTCGACAAACACCAAAAGCCATATTGCAACCGTTTCAAGATTTCCTAATTTCAGACTTTGAAAAGAAACCTCAAGAGCAAATAGAGGCATGGGCAACAAACCAATCGTATTTGGCTATGGGAAACCTTTTGACAGTCTGCGCTATGGAAGGTATTGACGCTTGTCCAATGGAAGGTTTTAATCCAAAAGCTTGTGATGATTTATTAGGTTTGAGTCAAAAAGGTTTGAAGTCGGTTTTATTATTACCAATAGGGTATCGTGCAGAAAATGATATGTTTGCTGATTTTAAAAAAGTCCGTAAACCCATTGCAGATAGTATTATAGAGTTGTAG
- a CDS encoding DUF4870 domain-containing protein, which produces MKTSEPTAEATVATTSTKSEITEGKSMAIIAYLTVIGLVIAFVMNNDKKNKFAKYHITQSLGLALTGLAIGVIGMIPILGWLISVIGFFVIIFMWISGLMNAINEKQKPLPILGNKYEEWFKNL; this is translated from the coding sequence ATGAAAACATCAGAACCAACAGCAGAAGCAACAGTAGCAACAACAAGTACAAAATCTGAAATAACCGAAGGTAAATCCATGGCTATTATTGCCTATTTAACGGTTATAGGATTAGTAATTGCTTTTGTAATGAATAATGACAAGAAGAACAAATTTGCCAAGTACCATATTACACAATCATTAGGGTTAGCCCTAACAGGTTTAGCAATAGGTGTTATTGGTATGATACCTATTTTAGGTTGGTTAATTAGTGTAATTGGCTTTTTTGTAATTATTTTTATGTGGATTTCGGGTTTGATGAATGCCATTAACGAGAAACAAAAACCGCTTCCTATTTTAGGAAATAAATACGAAGAATGGTTTAAAAACTTATAA
- a CDS encoding site-specific integrase — protein MYNTFSILFFLQKNRVTPDGKAPIYCRITVNGKRAQTTIQRKVLLEKWDSSNGKVIGTSAESKAINKYIDDVRYKLNKIHERLLDINKPFTAMAIKNRYTGKDQVTKMLLVIFQAHNDEVNSLIGKDFAPGTAERYRTTKKHVQEYIQKEYMVDDIPIKNVDHKFITGLEYYLKTVRKCSHNTAIKYITNFKKIIRIAYANDWITKDPFLHWKAKLKTIDREFLSKEELQTVIDKEFEIPRLELVKDIFIFSCFTGLAYIDVKQLSKNDIVIGIDGEHWIKTKRAKTHTRSNIPLLPIPADIVRKYEEHPQVINTHKLLPILSNQKMNSYLKTIADSCAINKNLTYHLARHTFATTVTLTNGVPIESVSKMLGHKSLKTTQHYAKILDRKVSADMSVLKSILSKEEARVKEAKN, from the coding sequence ATGTACAATACCTTTTCCATATTATTCTTTCTTCAAAAAAATAGAGTTACTCCTGACGGTAAAGCTCCTATATACTGTCGAATCACAGTAAATGGAAAAAGAGCTCAAACCACTATTCAACGTAAAGTATTATTGGAAAAATGGGATAGTTCCAACGGTAAAGTTATAGGTACTTCTGCAGAATCCAAAGCAATCAATAAGTACATAGATGACGTTAGGTACAAACTAAACAAAATCCATGAACGCCTTTTAGATATTAATAAACCATTCACAGCAATGGCTATTAAGAATCGTTATACTGGAAAGGACCAGGTTACTAAAATGCTCTTAGTAATATTCCAGGCCCATAATGACGAAGTAAACAGCTTAATAGGTAAAGACTTTGCTCCTGGCACTGCCGAACGCTATCGCACCACCAAAAAACATGTACAAGAGTATATCCAAAAAGAATACATGGTTGATGATATTCCAATAAAAAATGTAGACCATAAGTTCATTACCGGTTTAGAGTACTATTTAAAAACCGTACGAAAATGCAGTCATAACACAGCAATCAAATACATCACCAATTTCAAGAAAATTATCCGAATTGCCTACGCTAACGATTGGATAACCAAAGACCCTTTCCTACATTGGAAAGCAAAATTAAAAACCATCGATCGTGAATTCCTGTCGAAAGAAGAGCTTCAAACCGTTATAGACAAAGAATTCGAAATCCCTAGATTGGAATTAGTGAAAGACATATTTATCTTTAGCTGCTTCACAGGACTTGCTTATATTGATGTCAAACAACTCTCGAAAAATGATATAGTAATAGGTATTGATGGAGAGCATTGGATTAAAACGAAAAGAGCAAAGACGCATACGCGAAGTAATATTCCTTTATTACCAATACCGGCCGATATTGTCAGAAAGTATGAAGAACACCCACAAGTTATAAACACCCATAAGTTACTTCCTATATTAAGCAATCAAAAAATGAACTCGTATTTAAAAACGATTGCAGACAGTTGTGCAATCAACAAAAACCTAACCTACCATTTAGCCAGGCACACCTTTGCTACAACCGTAACCTTAACAAATGGAGTTCCTATTGAATCTGTTAGTAAAATGCTTGGGCATAAATCACTCAAAACAACGCAACACTACGCCAAAATTTTAGATAGAAAAGTAAGTGCCGACATGAGCGTCTTAAAATCAATTTTAAGTAAAGAAGAAGCAAGGGTTAAGGAAGCAAAAAACTAG
- a CDS encoding DegT/DnrJ/EryC1/StrS aminotransferase family protein codes for MPGFELFGSAERKEVNDVLDSGVLMRYGFDGMRNGHWKAKELEAELQEKLQVNHAQLVSSGTAAVSVAMAITGVGAGDEVIMPTFTFVASFEAIIMLGAIPVLVDIDDTLTLDPKAVEAAITPKTKAIMPVHMCGSMADLNALQAICKKHNLLLIEDACQAIGGSYKGKPLGSIGDVGCFSFDFVKTITCGEGGAVITNNDTYFKHADHYTDHGHDHEGMDRGAETHPFLGYNFRISELQAAVGLAQARRLYDFVTIQKKYYTILREALSVIPEITFRTVPEGGEESYGFLNFFLPDLEAARNASKAFKKSGVDACFHYFDNNWHYIRKWDHLKDIKSLYPISPEVKEGLKYLQTKTFEQSDHYIARNISCLIKLSWTEDQVRERAEKMKKAILEAL; via the coding sequence ATGCCAGGATTTGAATTATTTGGAAGTGCAGAACGCAAAGAAGTAAATGACGTTTTAGACAGTGGTGTTTTAATGCGTTACGGTTTTGACGGTATGCGAAATGGACATTGGAAAGCTAAAGAATTGGAGGCCGAACTTCAAGAAAAATTGCAAGTAAATCATGCCCAATTAGTATCAAGTGGTACAGCTGCTGTTTCCGTTGCTATGGCAATTACGGGTGTTGGAGCTGGAGATGAAGTTATTATGCCAACTTTTACATTCGTAGCAAGCTTTGAGGCCATTATAATGTTAGGGGCCATTCCAGTTTTAGTGGATATAGATGATACCTTAACGCTGGATCCCAAAGCAGTGGAAGCTGCTATAACACCGAAAACAAAAGCCATTATGCCTGTTCACATGTGTGGTAGTATGGCAGATTTGAATGCTTTACAAGCAATTTGTAAAAAACATAATTTATTATTGATAGAAGATGCTTGCCAAGCCATAGGTGGTTCGTACAAAGGAAAACCATTGGGTAGTATTGGAGATGTAGGGTGTTTTTCATTCGATTTTGTAAAAACAATAACTTGTGGTGAAGGTGGAGCCGTAATTACTAATAATGACACCTATTTTAAACATGCGGATCATTATACAGACCATGGTCACGATCATGAAGGTATGGATCGCGGTGCAGAAACGCATCCATTTTTAGGGTATAATTTTAGAATTTCAGAATTACAGGCTGCTGTAGGATTGGCTCAAGCAAGACGTCTATATGATTTTGTTACCATTCAAAAAAAATATTATACCATTTTACGTGAAGCACTATCGGTAATTCCAGAAATTACATTTAGAACCGTTCCTGAAGGTGGTGAAGAAAGTTATGGCTTTTTAAATTTCTTTTTACCAGACTTGGAGGCAGCAAGAAACGCTTCAAAAGCATTCAAAAAATCAGGAGTTGATGCGTGCTTTCACTACTTTGATAACAATTGGCATTACATCAGAAAATGGGATCATTTAAAAGATATAAAATCTTTATATCCTATTTCTCCTGAAGTTAAGGAAGGTTTGAAGTATCTTCAAACAAAAACTTTTGAGCAATCAGATCACTACATAGCAAGAAATATATCGTGTTTAATTAAGTTATCGTGGACAGAAGACCAAGTTCGAGAACGTGCTGAAAAAATGAAAAAAGCCATTTTGGAAGCCTTGTAA
- a CDS encoding hybrid sensor histidine kinase/response regulator transcription factor, with amino-acid sequence MSCLKWLLFFIGTCAVYSQTNKQVAFRELTVEQGLSQNSVVSIAQDSIGFMWFATQDGLNKYNGREFSYYKIQFEDVTRSTFSKLGKLYVDKSGKLWAIANSGKLQFFNKDLDSFQSVITNYAVSTVFQDDQQNFYMGTFDNGLYKVNSQSADTIQFLKPEHAYHTIYDFIKGDKESLLAATKGGVFKIKNTGYEYIEIESLANFSALAKSDNNTMYLGSFGKGLFVKSENENQFAPFKNKPSFSLPNNLIIQDLLVDKRNRLWIATYGQGAFLVDFKNQYIQNFKENKNDPYALHYNDVISLYEDNTGTIWLGTDGAGLSYYDEFLIKFNVLTNDQVPQNVHVDVIRAITVDDKNNMWLGTSGKGLTVVNTKNQTFYTYTAANSNLLGDRIMSLYYDKGNLWIGHQTYGLQKMDASGKITSFQETEQFTIWKILKDRSNNLWLATRDHGFVQFNEKHGITKQINAENTILETNNIRTMVLGEPGIFWIGTETDGLYKFYKNTDSLVKVDKISDKIKSLFYHDSILWVGTNGNGLKSFNTKRNTFNTYSTNNGLLNDVIYGILPGNNDFLWLSSNKGITKLKMEGGEISEIENYDNYDGLQAYEFNTGASYKHSNGILYFGGLEGLNWFNPNQLELNPIKPKTIITNLEVFNKPVALIDNQEFKHDKNTLTFTFSALHYSQPERNQYKYQLINNDANWINSGNSNVAHYTNLPPNVYQFQVISSNYDGVWNTTPATYIFTILDPWYATNLAKTMYVFLIIILLYILYLYLKWRWNVKNQLRLEQVETIRLKKLDEFKTKLYTNISHEFRTPLTLISGPIDNQLAKPELSKTDKKELTLVKQNATRLLNLVNQMLDLSMIDSGQIKLKVSQGNLTILLKQIVSAFQYKAKHKNINIEYKILDLKDVWFDTDIIEKVTSNLLSNAIKYAPKHSDIIFQASNQEGVLVLSIINTSNHVGKEDLNKLFQRFYQNNELSDGVGVGLALVRDLVTLSKGSIIANNLESDRIQFTVSLPLNKDAFTKDERQVSHEPENFNSDLNASIAEFKTDKPSLLIVEDELDIRSFIVSVFANNYQIIEASNGKIGIEKARKHLPDLIISDIMMPEQDGITLCHDIKTNALTSHIPVILLTAKVGDANEIEGIKTGADAYVTKPFSSEKLKIRVEKLIESRFKLQKHFSNTLTINPELAITSTETEFLKRLQTTLDQHITNPDFNSEGLSKQIQISRTQLHRKLKAITGMTTSEFLRSQRLKLSLELLKTSDATMAEIAYQVGFNSPSYFTKCFKDVYGCTPNEYLLNI; translated from the coding sequence ATGAGTTGTTTAAAATGGCTTCTGTTTTTTATCGGAACTTGTGCTGTTTATTCTCAAACAAACAAGCAAGTGGCATTTCGGGAATTGACTGTAGAGCAAGGTTTATCTCAAAATAGTGTTGTTAGCATTGCGCAAGATAGCATTGGCTTTATGTGGTTCGCTACGCAAGATGGGCTAAATAAATATAATGGTCGCGAATTTTCCTATTACAAAATTCAGTTTGAAGACGTTACGAGATCCACCTTTAGTAAACTAGGAAAATTATATGTGGATAAATCAGGTAAATTATGGGCTATTGCTAATTCGGGAAAATTACAGTTTTTTAATAAGGATCTAGACAGTTTTCAATCCGTGATAACGAATTATGCGGTTAGTACCGTTTTTCAAGATGACCAGCAAAACTTCTATATGGGAACGTTTGATAACGGACTATATAAGGTCAATTCTCAATCTGCAGATACCATCCAGTTTTTAAAACCAGAACACGCCTATCATACTATTTACGATTTTATAAAAGGCGATAAGGAGAGCCTATTGGCGGCTACAAAAGGAGGTGTTTTTAAAATTAAGAATACGGGGTATGAATATATAGAAATTGAGTCGTTAGCCAATTTTAGTGCTTTAGCAAAATCGGATAATAACACCATGTATTTAGGTAGTTTTGGCAAAGGGTTATTTGTAAAATCGGAAAACGAAAATCAGTTTGCGCCTTTTAAAAATAAGCCATCTTTTTCGCTTCCAAATAATTTAATAATACAAGATTTACTAGTTGATAAACGCAATAGATTATGGATAGCCACCTATGGACAAGGTGCATTTCTAGTAGATTTTAAAAATCAATATATTCAAAATTTCAAAGAAAATAAGAATGATCCATATGCACTTCATTATAATGATGTTATATCCTTATATGAAGATAATACAGGAACCATCTGGCTTGGAACCGATGGTGCAGGCTTAAGTTATTATGATGAGTTTTTAATAAAGTTTAATGTGTTAACAAACGATCAAGTTCCACAAAATGTCCATGTAGATGTTATTCGTGCCATAACTGTGGATGATAAAAATAATATGTGGTTGGGTACATCAGGAAAAGGTTTAACGGTTGTAAATACAAAAAATCAAACTTTTTATACCTATACAGCTGCCAACTCTAACCTTTTAGGCGATAGGATAATGAGTCTATATTATGATAAAGGAAACCTTTGGATTGGTCATCAAACGTATGGATTACAAAAAATGGATGCTAGTGGGAAAATCACATCCTTTCAAGAAACGGAACAATTTACTATTTGGAAAATCCTTAAAGATAGATCTAACAATTTGTGGTTGGCTACACGAGATCATGGATTCGTTCAATTTAATGAGAAACACGGCATAACAAAACAGATTAATGCAGAAAACACCATTTTGGAAACTAATAATATTCGAACCATGGTATTGGGTGAACCAGGTATTTTTTGGATTGGAACGGAAACGGATGGGCTTTATAAGTTTTATAAAAACACAGATAGTTTAGTGAAAGTTGATAAAATAAGCGATAAAATAAAATCTTTATTCTATCACGATTCTATTCTCTGGGTTGGAACCAATGGTAATGGTTTAAAATCGTTCAACACAAAACGAAACACATTTAATACATATTCCACAAACAATGGCTTATTAAACGATGTTATTTATGGAATTCTGCCTGGAAATAATGATTTCCTTTGGTTGAGTTCCAATAAAGGCATTACTAAATTAAAAATGGAAGGTGGTGAGATTTCAGAGATAGAAAACTATGATAATTATGATGGTCTTCAAGCTTATGAATTTAATACAGGTGCTTCCTACAAACATTCCAATGGTATATTATATTTTGGTGGTTTAGAAGGTTTAAATTGGTTTAATCCCAATCAGCTTGAATTGAATCCTATAAAGCCAAAAACAATTATTACAAATTTAGAAGTTTTCAACAAACCTGTTGCTTTAATTGATAATCAGGAATTTAAACATGACAAAAACACCTTGACGTTTACATTTTCCGCATTACATTATTCCCAGCCTGAACGAAATCAATACAAATACCAATTAATTAATAATGATGCCAATTGGATAAATTCTGGAAACAGTAATGTGGCGCATTACACCAACCTACCACCAAACGTATATCAATTTCAAGTTATTTCTAGTAATTATGATGGCGTTTGGAATACCACACCCGCAACATATATATTCACCATTTTAGATCCTTGGTACGCTACAAATTTGGCAAAAACCATGTATGTATTTTTAATAATAATCTTGTTGTATATTTTATACTTGTATTTAAAATGGCGTTGGAATGTAAAAAATCAATTGCGTTTAGAGCAAGTTGAAACCATTCGTTTAAAAAAATTAGATGAATTTAAAACCAAGCTTTATACTAATATATCTCACGAATTTAGAACACCATTAACCTTAATTTCTGGCCCCATAGATAATCAATTAGCCAAACCAGAACTGTCCAAAACTGATAAGAAAGAACTGACCTTGGTTAAGCAAAACGCCACCCGGTTGCTTAATTTGGTAAACCAGATGTTGGATCTTTCTATGATAGATTCTGGGCAAATTAAATTGAAGGTATCACAAGGAAATTTAACCATTTTATTAAAACAGATTGTAAGCGCATTTCAATATAAAGCCAAACATAAAAATATCAATATTGAATATAAAATTCTTGATTTAAAAGACGTTTGGTTTGATACTGATATAATTGAAAAAGTAACGTCTAACTTACTTTCCAATGCTATAAAATATGCACCAAAGCACAGTGATATTATTTTTCAAGCTAGCAATCAAGAAGGTGTTTTGGTATTGTCCATTATAAATACCAGTAATCATGTTGGAAAAGAAGATTTAAACAAACTATTCCAACGTTTTTATCAAAATAATGAATTATCGGATGGTGTTGGTGTTGGCTTGGCTTTGGTTCGAGATTTGGTCACGCTATCTAAGGGCAGTATTATAGCCAACAATTTGGAATCGGACCGCATTCAATTTACCGTTTCCCTACCTTTAAATAAAGATGCGTTTACGAAAGATGAAAGGCAAGTTAGCCATGAACCAGAAAATTTCAATTCAGATTTAAACGCATCTATTGCTGAATTTAAAACCGATAAACCATCCTTGCTCATTGTGGAAGACGAACTAGACATTCGCTCATTTATCGTTTCTGTGTTTGCAAATAACTATCAAATTATAGAAGCCTCCAATGGTAAGATAGGTATAGAAAAAGCTCGAAAACACCTTCCAGATTTAATTATTAGTGATATTATGATGCCTGAACAGGACGGAATAACGTTGTGCCATGATATTAAAACAAATGCGCTTACAAGTCATATTCCTGTAATTCTACTTACGGCCAAAGTTGGAGATGCTAATGAAATTGAAGGTATAAAAACAGGAGCAGATGCCTATGTTACAAAACCATTTAGTAGCGAAAAATTAAAAATCCGAGTAGAAAAACTGATAGAAAGCCGCTTTAAACTTCAAAAACACTTCAGTAATACCTTAACAATAAATCCGGAATTAGCAATTACTTCCACCGAAACGGAATTTTTAAAAAGGCTTCAAACCACATTAGACCAACATATAACAAACCCCGATTTTAATAGCGAAGGGTTGAGCAAACAGATACAAAT
- a CDS encoding RteC domain-containing protein — translation MDKINTLVDEYQIKIINFHQDNLNEIANLRLLINLSSEYLQLLRLSVRQRGFISESDEISFFKNLKPIVSGHLKYFSHVHTYLMNRPKVSTSRQRKYIHLILDKFEAHKSSELEFVKYYRHKSTRYDHIYFVRGLNSIDITNNINHFIDPEFSTSHDDKVAKIMAYDLLVTYYKNELIKLKSQKRISSRHTPPLLTQTFSWTASKTDLVELMYAINATGAVQNGNIDLKVLAEICESLFNIKLGNFYKTYGEIKAREGARTKFLDSLRLSLIKKMDEDNN, via the coding sequence ATGGATAAGATTAACACCCTTGTTGATGAATATCAAATAAAAATCATCAATTTCCATCAAGACAACCTAAATGAAATAGCTAATTTAAGGCTCCTCATTAACTTAAGCAGCGAATATCTTCAGCTATTAAGATTATCCGTTAGACAAAGGGGGTTCATTTCTGAATCAGATGAAATAAGCTTCTTTAAAAACCTAAAACCTATTGTCAGTGGCCATTTAAAGTACTTCTCTCATGTTCACACCTATTTAATGAATCGCCCCAAGGTAAGTACCTCCAGACAGCGAAAATACATTCATCTCATTTTAGATAAGTTCGAAGCACATAAATCAAGTGAGTTAGAATTCGTAAAATACTACAGACATAAATCTACAAGGTACGATCATATATATTTTGTTAGGGGTTTAAATAGTATTGACATAACAAATAACATAAATCATTTTATCGACCCTGAATTCTCAACAAGTCATGATGATAAAGTGGCGAAAATTATGGCTTACGACTTACTAGTAACTTATTACAAAAACGAACTTATAAAATTAAAATCTCAAAAAAGAATATCTTCTAGACATACACCTCCGTTATTAACTCAAACCTTTTCGTGGACAGCTTCCAAAACAGATTTAGTAGAATTAATGTATGCCATTAATGCCACGGGTGCCGTTCAAAATGGTAATATAGATTTAAAAGTTCTAGCCGAAATCTGTGAATCACTTTTTAACATTAAGCTAGGGAATTTCTACAAAACTTACGGAGAGATTAAAGCACGTGAAGGAGCCCGTACAAAGTTTTTAGATTCCTTGCGGTTATCACTAATAAAGAAAATGGACGAAGACAATAATTAA
- a CDS encoding helix-turn-helix domain-containing protein, with protein MPTTILTTDDLYQFKMELFDEMKSLLSNAQPSKKYLRSTEVMKLLQVSPGTLQNLRVNGTIPYTKLGGIIYYDQEDINKVLEDNRMHHV; from the coding sequence ATGCCAACAACAATCCTTACCACCGACGATCTCTATCAATTTAAAATGGAATTATTCGACGAGATGAAATCTCTTCTTTCCAATGCCCAACCTTCAAAGAAGTACTTAAGGTCAACAGAAGTCATGAAGCTTCTACAAGTAAGCCCAGGAACGCTTCAAAACCTCCGTGTCAATGGTACCATCCCTTACACAAAATTAGGAGGTATTATTTATTATGACCAAGAAGACATTAACAAGGTTCTCGAAGATAACCGCATGCATCACGTTTAA